A region from the Salvelinus fontinalis isolate EN_2023a chromosome 23, ASM2944872v1, whole genome shotgun sequence genome encodes:
- the LOC129821484 gene encoding N-myc-interactor-like — translation MWKSPTKITDFEQGSECPPLCQFDRQAIYAQIPEKKVKFTSKENEGSDDSGQCIKEKVAAQILKMAKCTVSCDKDKVYVKPKSLTLDPSVKFEYSTWLSREENIIFVYYVAESLALKRKYSVDVDCEVNVNVGLVYSYQLKKFLTFCGTPKRTILLNHIEDILDEEDLRDYLEIHFQNPSNYGGELECIKHVSRGKQVKAFFTEDAAEVEA, via the exons atgtggaaat CTCCTACAAAAATAACTGACTTcgaacaaggttcagaatgtccacccCTCTGTCAATTTGACCGGCAGGCT ATCTATGCCCAGATCCCTGAGAAGAAAGTGAAGTTTACCAGTAAGGAGAACGAGGGCAGCGATGACAGCGGTCAGTGCATCAAGGAAAAAG TGGCAGCCCAGATCCTGAAGATGGCCAAGTGCACTGTGTCCTGTGACAAAGACAAGGTGTATGTGAAGCCTAAAAGCCTTACACTGGACCCCTCTGTCAAGTTTGAG TATTCAACATGGTTAAGCAGAGAAGAAAATATAATTTTTGTCTACTATGTGGCAGAGAGTCTGGCCCTGAAAAGGAAGTACAGTGTGGATGTCGACTGTGAAGTGAACGTGAACGTTGGCCTCGTTTACAGTTACCAGCTGAAGAAGTTTTTG ACGTTCTGCGGCACTCCGAAGCGCACCATCCTCCTGAACCATATAGAAGACATCCTGGATGAGGAGGACCTGCGGGACTACCTGGAGATTCACTTCCAGAATCCCAGCAACTACGGTGGGGAGCTGGAGTGCATCAAGCACGTCTCCAGGGGCAAGCAGGTGAAAGCCTTCTTCACTGAGGATGCCGCTGAGGTGGAGGCCTAA
- the LOC129821179 gene encoding protein mono-ADP-ribosyltransferase PARP14-like — protein sequence MTEKTVILEGLPDDLDKIRSKLDLYFKNKRRSGGEVLQIQDYPGDKKKALLVYLEDASLQKVLAKRDHKIDFKKPIGVVELQVKLKENGGETKVKNIKPPLLPKRDNLTLVGKSALNTKETQPVSDSQADSVEDKDIKADTYTLLVRTTKELEKELLKLYFDQFASEEEGVSITRHGKNSWILKLSFQSDAEKVLAKKEHQYGISVEVYNETAVEGKLDNRRFVLTGFNESCKCDIISLFIGSCSQGAEHAWETMDDGDRVVVSFKQNIDIKSFLRKCASKKFQGMEIGACRLELTDSVLVQGDMSQIKGGVEEALNLYFSSKRSKGGDIKSQIWVTKGKSMVITFEDCHVAYQVAEHKHHFGGVDLIAQLFYSSLQKALTGQTAPQSDIPSNIALCLSSALFDFIKCDEARKQDLTTGLRKVNASISFNMITEPPQMELDMTMEKESLGMLRLGPKWGRIARREALALLEKYKEVQLPTAVEVWERVENSCLGLKSSDASISYKKSNGEIVVVGVQNEVKTLVEKIEHMVKKVSDELQMERNTIVRKISLHSKEKFEIIWDIVSGKLVDVEFSKDEESFIICLKGLENKVSTAEGVVHEAMGNVETRLLNVSVPMMEFLKSLDLKKFERKHFAQNHISSVFLLGDGSIQILAERADIQRAEDTLHEVIKEEVIKLTPDQAHVTNGEQWTQFFAILNGDLKFTKNNHNVSISVTQEKIGVCGFSSVVADVAGKLRGYLDNKKPETVDVSLKSVQEVEFVASCMNLSEVPEIKVLGVTILPCKTLGSPCLKITAASDKIKEAVDAVKQQVSTITTERYTYSKAGESKVLEKNQVDLQSKFKDLGCKLYLSPVITHCQKYRYNIEGCFTLTVGQGNISEHAADALICPLSSSLSFDTPIAKQFLRIGGPDIRKVFDKFLKERQTLQPGDVVLSNPGTLGAQHLIYAVIPVWEKDTSTLKNINLQLTVQNSLLNADIKKCVSICMPAMGSGTFGFPDTESCAAVIKGVLGFIKQKPQHLRNIFVIDSDAKIVGEFQSAIKGEGYGRQQITNKTATGTTPTAPSAATAPHNTHPPPALVAKPGSDIKVIISGVSVILKKGDITKETVDVIVNSNNHHLNHNSGVSGAILKEAGKSVVDECRTRVQSLGVLKDDDVVLSCGGKLNCKNIAQIVGPKNAADITTSIEKVLNLCEHRKAVTVSIPTIGTGKGGIEPKDSIKAILKGLESHISQMPSSSIKIIFIVAFEQKIFDLLRDYFNERNLGPHKIEQDKDDLCSDDDDDDDDDDSDSDDDDTSSGEGDGSLGQTGKTIEAIIGPVKVKVVCGDITKEKTDAIVSSTNSSLNLNSGVSGAILKAAGQSVVDECKALGTQPNDGVVMTKPGNIQAKHIIHMVGQTKEKEITSSMLKVLKMCEDKKIQSVSIPALGTGAGNLGAVEVGNAMLHAITELQKTIGTPSVKTIHIVIFQTKMMKDFDEVMKNFKKVTPKTAAKKLSKTVQKNTPAQPAPTKPALCLASATAAVVFPSMEAEVYGPSPASLAQVKKLLDELVSEECVSQDLPSSHLPLLLEPQKQAIVALSQNNQVRVLVTSPNKVTVSGKKDDVFSAVLQIRDYLLGARDRDNREGEEKRMRETVRWEAGEGESWGELDQSLSYDLELACHRKDKSFKYNHQGETFTVDLSGMQQTDSKGTITRVKRSLVADSDTAVIQFPRSWTRMDSKDLEIVTLAPNSGEYQSIEKEFVATSKKPNTKTQSTVQIVQIQRIQSKDQWQRYAVKKQALDKKYPKNKNELNLYHGTTKDICQKINACGFNRSFCGRNATVYGDGTYFAKETWYSCHDAYSNPDASGLKYMYRARVLVGNPCLGVRGMKEPNPLNPTDLHQGLHDCAVNDLQNPFIYVVFWDAGAYPDYLISFKTV from the exons ATGACGGAAAAAACAGTGATTTTGGAGGGTCTGCCAGACGACCTAGACAAAATTAGATCCAAGTTGGATTTATACTTCAAAAACAAAAGAAGGTCTGGAGGAGAGGTATTACAAATTCAAGACTATCCTGGGGACAAGAAGAAGGCTCTGCTCGTTTACCTCGAAGATGCAT CTCTGCAGAAAGTGTTGGCTAAAAGAGATCATAAGATAGATTTTAAAAAACCCATTGGGGTGGTTGAGCTTCAAGTGAAACTGAAAGAGAATGGCGGTGAAACAAAAGTGAAGAATATTAAACCACCTCTCTTACCAAAAAGAGACAATCTGACTCTTGTGGGGAAATCTGCACTCAACACCAAAGAGACG CAGCCAGTGTCAGATAGTCAAGCAG ATTCAGTGGAGGATAAGGATATTAAAGCAGACACATATACACTGCTTGTTAGAACCACCAAGGAACTCGAAAAGGAGCTCCTTAAATTGTATTTTGACCAGTTTGCATCGGAAGAAGAAGGGGTCAGCATTACAAGACATGGCAAGAATAGCTGGATCCTCAAACTGTCCTTTCAGTCAG ATGCAGAGAAAGTCCTTGCCAAGAAGGAGCATCAGTATGGCATTTCTGTGGAGGTGTACAATGAGACTGCTGTGGAAGGGAAACTGGACAACAGGCGCTTCGTCCTGACTGGGTTTAATGAGAGCTGCAAGTGCGACATCATCTCTCTGTTCATCGGCAGCTGCAGCCAAGGGGCTGAGCATGCTTGGGAGACCATGGACGATGGAGACAGAGTAGTGGTCAGCTTCAAACAGAACATTG ACATAAAGTCCTTCCTTAGGAAATGTGCATCAAAGAAGTTCCAGGGCATGGAGATCGGGGCGTGTCGTTTAGAGCTGACAGACTCTGTGCTTGTCCAGGGAGACATGAGCCAAATcaaaggaggagtggaggaggccCTCAATCTCTACTTCTCCAGCAAAAGGAGCAAAGGAGGAGATATCAAGTCCCAGATCTGGGTTACCAAGGGCAAGAGCATGGTCATCACCTTTGAAGACTGTCATG TTGCCTATCAGGTGGCGGAACACAAGCATCATTTCGGTGGGGTGGACCTCATAGCTCAGCTATTCTACTCCAGTCTGCAGAAGGCGTTAACAGGGCAAACAGCTCCCCAATCAGACATCCCTTCTAACATAGCCCTTTGTCTCAGTTCAGCACTTTTCGACTTCATTAAATGTGATGAAGCCCGCAAGCAGGATTTAACAACTGGACTACGTAAGGTCAATGCTAGCATCTCCTTCAATATGATCACAGAACCCCCACAGATGGAGCTGGACATGACCATGGAGAAGGAGTCCTTGGGCATGCTCAGACTGGGCCCTAAATGGGGAAGAATTGCCCGGAGAGAGGCTCTGGCCTTGCTAGAGAAATACAAAGAGGTTCAGCTGCCCACAGCGGTGGAGGTCTGGGAAAGGGTTGAGAATAGTTGTCTTGGTCTCAAATCCTCTGATGCCAGCATCTCTTACAAGAAGAGCAATGGTGAGATTGTGGTGGTAGGAGTGCAGAATGAGGTGAAGACCCTTGTGGAGAAGATTGAGCACATGGTGAAGAAGGTCAGTGATGAGCTTCAGATGGAGAGGAACACAATAGTAAGAAAAATCTCACTGCACTCCAAAGAGAAGTTTGAGATCATCTGGGATATTGTCTCTGGCAAACTAGTGGACGTGGAGTTTTCCAAAGATGAAGAAAGCTTCATCATATGTCTAAAGGGTTTGGAGAACAAGGTGAGTACCGCAGAAGGTGTTGTCCATGAGGCAATGGGGAATGTTGAAACCAGACTGCTTAATGTATCAGTGCCTATGATGGAGTTCTTGAAATCTCTGGACCTGAAGAAGTTTGAGAGGAAGCATTTTGCCCAGAACCACATATCATCTGTATTCCTCCTTGGTGATGGTTCCATCCAGATCCTTGCAGAAAGAGCTGACATCCAGAGAGCTGAAGACACATTACATGAGGTCATCAAAGAGGAGGTCATCAAACTCACACCAGACCAAGCCCATGTGACCAATGGCGAACAATGGACACAGTTCTTTGCCATACTTAATGGCGACCTCAAATTCACCAAGAACAACCACAATGTCAGCATCTCAGTAACACAGGAGAAGATTGGAGTCTGTGGATTCTCCAGTGTGGTGGCAGATGTGGCAGGGAAGTTGAGGGGATACCTGGACAACAAGAAGCCGGAAACAGTGGATGTCTCTCTCAAATCAGTCCAGGAAGTAGAGTTTGTGGCCTCTTGCATGAACCTCTCAGAGGTCCCTGAAATCAAGGTTCTGGGCGTGACTATACTGCCATGCAAAACACTAGGATCTCCTTGTCTGAAGATCACGGCAGCGAGTGATAAAATCAAAGAGGCTGTAGATGCAGTGAAACAGCAGGTCAGTACAATTACAACGGAGAGGTACACATACTCCAAAGCCGGAGAGTCCAAAGTCCTAGAGAAAAACCAAGTGGATCTGCAGTCTAAGTTCAAGGATTTAGGGTGCAAACTCTACCTATCACCAGTGATTACCCACTGTCAGAAATACAGatacaacattgaaggttgctTCACTTTAACTGTTGGTCAGGGTAACATCTCCGAACATGCTGCAGATGCTTTGATCTGCCCTCTGAGCAGCAGTCTGTCCTTTGATACTCCGATCGCCAAGCAGTTCCTTCGGATTGGTGGGCCTGATATCAGGAAGGTGTTTGACAAGTTCCTGAAGGAGAGGCAGACTCTACAGCCAGGAGATGTGGTCTTGTCCAACCCAGGCACCCTTGGAGCTCAGCACCTCATCTATGCAGTGATTCCAGTATGGGAGAAGGACACCTCAACTCTAAAAAATATCAATCTACAGTTGACGGTCCAGAACAGTTTACTGAATGCAGACATCAAGAAGTGTGTCTCCATTTGTATGCCAGCGATGGGGTCTGGTACCTTTGGTTTTCCCGACACAGAGAGCTGTGCAGCAGTTATCAAGGGAGTCCTCGGTTTCATTAAACAGAAACCCCAACACCTGAGGAACATATTTGTGATAGACTCCGATGCCAAGATAGTGGGGGAGTTCCAGTCAGCCATTAAAGGAGAG GGTTATGGTCGACAACAAATAACCAACAAAACAgcaacaggcacaactccaactgCTCCCTCTGCAGCCACTGCCCCACATAACACACATCCACCACCAGCCCTAGTGGCTAAGCCAGGCTCAGACATCAAAG TGATTATTAGTGGAGTGTCAGTGATCCTGAAGAAGGGAGACATCACCAAAGAGACAGTGGATGTCATAGTGAATTCCAACAACCATCATCTGAATCATAATTCTG gtgtgtctggagccaTCCTAAAGGAAGCTGGGAAATCAGTAGTGGATGAATGCAGAACAAGGGTACAATCACTTG GTGTCCTGAAGGACGATGATGTTGTGCTCTCATGTGGTGGGAAACTGAACTGTAAGAACATAGCTCAGATAGTTGGGCCCAAGAATGCTGCAGATATCACTACCTCCATAGAGAAGGTCCTTAATCTGTGTGAGCACAGGAAGGCAGTCACAGTGTCCATTCCTACTATTGGCACAG GGAAAGGTGGGATTGAGCCCAAAGATTCCATCAAGGCCATACTAAAAGGACTGGAGAGCCACATATCACAGATGCCTTCATCCAGCATCAAAATCATCTTCATAGTGGCCTTTGAGCAAAAGATCTTTGACCTCTTGAGAGATTACTTCAACGAAAGGAACCTGGGCCCACACAAAATCGAGCAG GACAAAGATGATCtttgtagtgatgatgatgatgatgatgatgatgatgacagtgACTCTGATGATGATGACACCAGCTCTGGGGAAGGAGACGGCAGCCTTGGCCAGACAG GAAAGACCATTGAAGCAATAATTGGGCCAGTGAAGGTCAAGGTGGTATGTGGGGACATCACTAAGGAGAAAACAGACGCCATCGTCAGCAGTACAAACTCAAGCCTCAATCTGAACTCAG GTGTTTCAGGAGCCATTCTAAAAGCAGCTGGACAGTCGGTTGTGGACGAGTGCAAAGCTTTAG GGACCCAACCCAATGATGGTGTTGTCATGACCAAACCTGGAAACATCCAGGCCAAGCACATCATTCACATGGTGGGGCAGACCAAGGAGAAGGAGATCACCAGCTCCATGCTCAAGGTGTTGAAGATGTGTGAAGACAAGAAAATCCAGTCGGTCTCTATTCCAGCACTTGGAACAG GTGCTGGTAACTTGGGAGCAGTGGAGGTTGGGAATGCAATGTTGCACGCAATAACTGAGCTACAGAAAACCATCGGAACCCCATCAGTTAAAACGATTCACATTGTTATATTCCAAACCAAGATGATGAAGGACTTTGATGAGGTTATGAAAAACTTCAAAAAGGTGACACCCAAGACTGCTG CCAAAAAGTTATCAAAAACGGTCCAAAAAAACACACCAGCCCAGCCTGCTCCTACCAAACCAGCCCTGTGTTTGGCCAGCGCCACAGCAGCGGTGGTCTTCCCCAGTATGGAGGCCGAGGTGTACGGGCCTTCCCCTGCCAGCCTGGCTCAGGTGAAGAAACTTCTGGACGAGCTGGTCTCTGAGGAGTGCGTTAGCCAGGACCTGCCCTCCAGCCACCTGCCCCTGCTGCTGGAGCCGCAGAAACAGGCCATCGTGGCCCTGAGCCAGAATAACCAGGTCCGTGTCCTGGTAACATCCCCAAACAAAGTCACTGTCTCTGGGAAGAAAGACGACGTTTTTTCCGCTGTCCTCCAGATTAGGGACTATCTGCTGGGGGCGAGGGACAGGGATAAccgggagggagaggagaagaggatgagggAGACGGTGCGCTGggaggccggagagggagagtCCTGGGGAGAGCTGGATCAGAGTCTCAGCTATGACCTGGAGCTGGCCTGCCACAGGAAAGACAAGAGTTTTAAATATAACCACCAGGGGGAGACATTCACTGTTGATCTGAGCGGAATGCAGCAGACTGACAGCAAAGGGACAATCACCAGGGTCAAAAGGAGCCTTGTGGCAGATTCTGACACAG CTGTCATTCAGTTCCCACGTAGCTGGACCAGAATGGACAGCAAGGATCTGGAGATAGTCACACTGGCTCCTAACTCAGGGGAGTACCAGAGCATAGAGAAGGAATTTGTTGCAACCTCCAAGAAACCAAATACTAAAACACAATCAACCGTTCAGATTGTCCAG ATCCAGAGGATTCAGAGCAAGGACCAGTGGCAGAGGTACGCAGTGAAGAAACAGGCGTTGGATAAGAAGTATCCTAAAAACAAGAATGAGCTGAACCTTTACCATGGCACCACCAAAGACATCTGTCAGAAAATCAATGCCTGTGGTTTCAATAGGAGCTTCTGTGGGAGAAACG CTACTGTTTACGGGGATGGGACCTACTTTGCCAAAGAGACGTGGTACTCGTGCCATGATGCCTACTCCAACCCAGACGCCAGTGGGCTTAAGTACATGTACCGTGCCAGGGTGCTAGTGGGTAACCCCTGCCTAGGGGTGCGGGGCATGAAGGAGCCGAACCCTCTGAACCCTACTGATCTCCATCAGGGCCTGCATGACTGTGCTGTCAATGACCTGCAGAATCCCTTTATTTATGTGGTGTTCTGGGATGCAGGGGCCTACCCTGACTACCTCATCAGCTTCAAGACTGTATGA